The Cellulomonas oligotrophica sequence TCGGCCTGCTCCACGATCTGGGTGCGTGCCTCGACCGCGGCCGCCCGTGCGGCGGCGCGCTCGGCCTCGGCCTGGGCGCGCCGCTCCGCGGCCCGCTCGCGCAGGCCGTCGAGCCGGGCGCGCAGCGCGTCGAGGTCGCCCACGGCCGCAGGGGCCTCGAGCTCCTCGGTGAGCCGCGCGAGCGTCTGGTCGATCTCCTTGACCGCGAGGTCGGTGGCCTGGAGCCGCGCCTCGAAGAGCACGACCTTCGCCTGCAGGTCGAGGAAGCGGCGCACGTACAGGCCCAGGGCCTCCTCGGTGCTCGCACCGGGGAACTGCCCGACGACACGCTCGCCCGCGGCCTCGCGGACGTGCACGGTGCCGTCCTCGTCGACCCGCCCGAACGTGGCCGCGTGCGCGGCCTCGGCGGCGTCGACGGGGGGTGCGACGGGCGCCACGGGCGCGGCGGCCGGCGCCGGGGCGTGGGCCGCCGGACGGGGGAGCGGGCGCGGCACGGGGCGCACGGTCGACGGCGTGGGCCGCGGACCGGGCGCCACGGGGGCCGCGACCGGCTCGGCCGGGGCCTCGTCGGCACCGTCCGCTGCTGCCGGGTCCTCGGGCTCGGTCGGCTCGGCGGCGACCGGCTCGGCAGCGGTCTCAAGCTCCGCGGCACCGTCGGTCGTCGCGGCGTCCGCGGGGGAGTCGTCGACGGCTGCGTCCGCGTCCGCGGCGACGTCGGCGGGCTCGGTCTCGGCGGCGGTCGCGGTGCCTGCCACGAGATCGGTGTCGTCCGGCGTCACGGGCGCCGCGTCCTGCCCGTCGGCGTCGGTACCCGCCGCGGGCGCGTCCTGGCCGGCGACGTCGTCAGCCGTCGGCGCGTCGGACGCGGCCTCGGGAGGAAGGCCGCCGGCCTGCACGGCGTCGTCGCTCGACGGCGTCGGGGTCTGCTCGGTCACTGGATCTCCACTCCCTCGATGATGACGTCGGTGACCGGGCGGACGCCGTCCGCCCCGGTC is a genomic window containing:
- a CDS encoding DUF349 domain-containing protein, which produces MTEQTPTPSSDDAVQAGGLPPEAASDAPTADDVAGQDAPAAGTDADGQDAAPVTPDDTDLVAGTATAAETEPADVAADADAAVDDSPADAATTDGAAELETAAEPVAAEPTEPEDPAAADGADEAPAEPVAAPVAPGPRPTPSTVRPVPRPLPRPAAHAPAPAAAPVAPVAPPVDAAEAAHAATFGRVDEDGTVHVREAAGERVVGQFPGASTEEALGLYVRRFLDLQAKVVLFEARLQATDLAVKEIDQTLARLTEELEAPAAVGDLDALRARLDGLRERAAERRAQAEAERAAARAAAVEARTQIVEQAEKIAGTDPGRIQWRPAGEQLRQLLEQWKDAQRSGPRIDRPTEESLWKRFSHARTTFDRERRHFFAELETRNAEAKQVKEDLVAQAEALVDSTDWGATSGVFRDLMAQWKNAGRASRQVDDALWARFRAAQDAFFAARDAANAAVDTEYRANLEVKEALLAEAESLLPVTDLNAAKRALRTLQDRWEAAGRVPRGDLQRVEARLRAVEAAVRDADTAQWRRTNPETRARAEGAAAQLEQAIAGLEADLAAAEAKGDQRRITEARAALDARRAWLEQVQRAAQDARG